From the Malus domestica chromosome 17, GDT2T_hap1 genome, one window contains:
- the LOC139193420 gene encoding uncharacterized protein, protein MKNHQSQPTGFAPFPEVNAASLEMNATSSDGDNHKQGCGHKQCRWKRKGKNHGGQSHNQVPRCGGNGYWARTCCTPKHLVDLYQASLKEKGVETNFLDQARTMDIPDPMCDLSEQLNTTHLDVSDFIVEMGNEVYRSE, encoded by the exons atgaaaaatcatcagtcCCAACCTACTGGATTTGCaccattcccagaagtgaatgctgCTTCCCTCGAAATGAACGCCACATCCTCTGATGGTGATAATCATAAACAAGGATGTGGCCACAAGCAATGCCGGTGGAAGaggaaaggcaagaaccatggtggtcagtctcacaaccaggttccaag gtgtggtggcaatgggTATTGGGCGCGTACCTGTTGTACCCCAAAACATCTAGTGGATCTATATCAAGCCTCcctcaaggagaagggtgtcgagacTAATTTCCTCGACCAGGCTAGAAcaatggatatacctgatccaATGTGTGACTTATCAGAACAGTTGAACACAACCCACCTAGATGTCTCGGACTTCATTGTGGAAATGGGGAATGAAGTGTATCGGTCCGAATGA
- the LOC103405459 gene encoding dynein light chain 1, cytoplasmic-like, with protein MLEGRAVIEDTDMPVKMQMQAMAAASEALDLHDVVECRSIAAHIKKEFDMRYGCGWQCVVGSNFGCFFTHCKGTFIYFTLETLSFLIFKGDSSSSSSSKS; from the exons atgttGGAAGGCAGAGCAGTGATAGAGGACACAGATATGCCGGTGAAGATGCAGATGCAAGCCATGGCAGCTGCTTCTGAAGCTCTGGATCTTCACGATGTCGTTGAATGCAGATCTATAGCTGCCCACATAAAAAAG GAGTTTGACATGAGATATGGATGCGGTTGGCAATGTGTGGTGGGATCAAATTTCGGTTGTTTTTTCACTCACTGTAAAGGAACTTTCATCTACTTTACACTTGAGACTCTCAGCTTCCTAATCTTCAAAGGggattcttcttcctcctcctcctccaaaagCTAA